A region of Spodoptera frugiperda isolate SF20-4 chromosome 26, AGI-APGP_CSIRO_Sfru_2.0, whole genome shotgun sequence DNA encodes the following proteins:
- the LOC118264374 gene encoding pre-mRNA splicing regulator USH1G produces the protein MTTDRFHKAAKDGLLEVLREATRKECNNKDESGMTPTLWAAFEGHIDALRLLCGRGGDPDKADYFGNTALHLAAARGHKECVTFLINFGANVFAMDVDGHTAQELAAINERNDILRYLDQATAKLENNDKKKAKSLKEKAKKDYEKSHKQYQKRQSKAELMAEKELKKLAKEWDQGYAEEVTTMPHRPSNVLWALKQKMTRSTSHGNLLADDQPRPTYSALVGTVNSGARGRGAVYKKALASKLRNNTIGKNNNVNTDDFKVGEIETTGRRSVTSLSGVRRDSEVMYVGTFGAGPQQRGNVSDVFAEQPPEPTAPKKSLTRSASQPDFALLNEDSGIGQEVMLQEPASIFERPGFGSVAFRRSITATLSAFGSGAPGEDLSIGSAGSLAARHAYQPAEWTSAQSESSTITSDEEPEAEESGYASLERFLAAFGLSQYVQKFKDEQIDLDALMILTESDLKSLGLPLGPYRKLVTAIQERKQALSHPGPIIDTAL, from the exons atgacAACAGACAGATTTCATAA AGCGGCCAAAGATGGTCTGCTGGAGGTGTTGCGCGAGGCGACCCGTAAGGAGTGCAACAATAAGGATGAGTCTGGCATGACGCCGACACTCTGGGCTGCCTTCGAGGGACATATCGACGCACTCCGACTTTTGTGTGGAAGAGG TGGAGATCCAGACAAAGCCGATTACTTCGGTAACACAGCCCTCCACCTCGCTGCCGCGCGTGGCCACAAAGAATGCGTCACCTTCCTCATCAATTTCGGAGCCAATGTGTTCGCCATGGACGTGGACGGTCACACCGCTCAGGAGTTAGCAGCCATCAATGAACGAAACGATATACTGCGGTACTTAGATCAGGCTACTGCGAAATTGGAGAATAATGACAA GAAAAAAGCGAAATCTCTAAAGGAGAAAGCGAAGAAAGACTATGAGAAATCCCACAAACAGTACCAGAAACGGCAGAGTAAGGCCGAGCTGATGGCTGAGAAGGAGCTGAAGAAACTGGCCAAGGAGTGGGACCAGGGGTATGCTGAGGAGGTTACCACCATGCCACATAGGCCCAGCAACGTGCTGTGGGCCCTAAAGCAGAAGATGACCAGGTCTACTAGCCATG GCAATCTCCTAGCCGACGACCAACCTCGGCCAACATACAGCGCGCTGGTAGGCACCGTCAACTCCGGCGCAAGGGGGCGGGGCGCAGTGTACAAGAAGGCACTCGCTAGCAAGCTGAGGAACAACACTATTgggaaaaataataatgtcaacACTGATGATTTTAAG GTCGGAGAGATAGAAACGACAGGCCGTAGATCAGTGACGTCACTGAGTGGTGTCCGTCGCGACTCAGAAGTGATGTACGTGGGTACGTTCGGCGCCGGGCCGCAGCAGAGAGGCAACGTGTCCGACGTCTTCGCTGAACAACCGCCCGAGCCCACCGCGCCTAAGAAATCTCTTACAAG GTCTGCAAGTCAGCCAGACTTTGCTTTGCTGAACGAAGACAGCGGCATTGGACAAGAGGTGATGTTGCAGGAGCCGGCCAGTATATTCGAGAGACCCGGGTTTGGCAGTGTGGCCTTCAG ACGTTCAATAACGGCGACGCTGAGCGCGTTCGGCAGTGGGGCGCCTGGCGAGGACCTGTCTATAGGCTCTGCCGGCTCTCTGGCTGCCAGACACGCGTACCAACCAGCTGAGTGGACTTCTGCACAGTCAG AAAGCTCAACCATCACATCAGATGAAGAACCAGAAGCTGAAGAATCAGGTTACGCATCGTTGGAGAGGTTCCTAGCAGCGTTCGGCCTCTCCCAATACGTGCAGAAGTTCAAAGACGAACAAATAGACCTTGATGCCCTCATGATACTAACGGAAAGTGACCTTAAGTCCTTAGGCCTCCCTCTAGGACCCTACAGAAAACTCGTGACCGCAATCCAAGAGAGAAAACAGGCCTTATCACACCCCGGACCTATTATAGATACGGCTTTATAA